From the Methanofollis sp. genome, the window ATCCATAGCGGCCTGGGGGGGTCCACGGTCACGACGGCCCAGCTGCACCCCGAGACACAAGCCCGCCTAGACGCCATGAAGGTGCACCGCAAAGATACCTCAAGAAACTGAAGGGGTACCAGGATGTGGCCACCAAAGAGAGAGGGAGACCCCCCCCATCATCGGATACAGGACAGGGCAAGGAAAAAATAGAGACCAATATCCATTTTTGAACATCATCGTCGGCGTAATACCAGAACAAAACATTTTTCGGCAACTATTTTGAATACAAACCCCTGTTGATGCAATATGCCCGATGACCTTCACACACGTCTCCAGCCCTATATCACCAGGTTTCAAAAGAATTTTGCCGAGCAGGAGAAGAACAACTCGATACGTGGCAAGAGCGGGCTGGAAGTCAGGGACTATCTCAAGGCGAAAATACAGGACTGTTTTTCAGAGGAGAAGATCGATCACCTGACGCGGGACGACTTCATAGACATCTACACTCATAGCCCGACACTTCTGAGATATGCAAGCAGAGGGCCTGATCTGCACGAAAGGGTAGAATCTCTCATCGATGAGATTGGATCGGATGCGTTTCGGGGAAAAATAAAATATCTTCTTTACGGGAATGGGAATCTTGCAGAACGATATGCTGAGGTCATAAACTCGACAAGAAGCCTGAACCACGAATACACATCTGAAATCCTGAGTTATTACTCGCCATATGAATATGCCTGCCTGAACGGGACCGCCGAGAGAGCCCTCACCTTTCTGGGTCTGGACACGACAACTGCCCCAAAAATCGGAGAGGGACGCGGCGAATATTATCTCCAGTTCACCGCCATTGCAAAAGAGATCCTCGACGAGATCAGAAAGGATCCGGACCCGGTCCTCCACAATGCCGATTATCCCACTCTCGACTCTTTCCTGAACCAGGTCGGATGGATCAATGCATGGCAGGTCGCCCCGGGGGAGGGGGGTCACTTCTGGGTGGACGATCCGGTCTGGAAAGAAAAAAAGATCGCAAGCATCGGATACCAGGAAGTCGTCGACAGGAGTGGTGAGAAGATCGTCGGCCTCCGTGACTATCAGGATATTCTGGACGAGATGAAGGAGACACATCCTGACTGGTCCATCAAGAGAGTACAGACACACGCACGATTCGTCCACAACTTCATCAATAGCGTTGATTACGGCGACATAATCTGTGCAAACAAGGGAAAAGAAAAAATTCTCGCTATCGGGAGAGTGGTCTCGGAGGCAAAGGTCGATCCGTCTCTGGAGTACCCAATCTATCGGGACGTCGACTGGTTCTACCCCGACATCGACGTGGCGGTCCCTGAGAAGATGAAAGGAAAATGCGGAAAGACCATCACCCAGCTGAAACACGGGGAGGTCCTGCCCATACTGAGGGCTGCACATACACAAGATTCTCCCCGGGATCCGGGAAACCATCAATACTGGAGCCTCCTCCCCTCCTCCCGCATGCAGGAGACCTATGCCCCCCTGAAACACTGGGACGAGTGGCAGGAGAAGGGCATCATCGGCATCCCCTGGGAGATGCTGGCCGAGAAATACGGCGACACTCTCTTCGAGTTCTCCGATCCCGACGTCTTCAGGGAAAAGTTCAGGAAGGCAGTCGAAGGAGACCCCTTCGAAAAGCCGGCAAGTGCCTACATGCCCTATGACTTCCTCTTCACCATGGAGGAGGAGGACACCGTCGTCATCCCGCGGGGGAGGCAGGCGGTCATTGGTCAGGCCAGGATCGTCTCAGGGCCGAAGATCGACCTCACCCTCGACTTCCCGGTCTACCGCGAGGTGACATGGGAGGTTTTTGAGAATGAGATTCCCATTCCAATCGAACTCCAGAGTACGATCGTCGGCAAGCGGCTGAAAAAGATCACGCAGGAAGACTACGAGGCGCTCTTCCACCAGGACGCGGATATCATGGAAGATCCAGAATTCAGGAAAATCACCAGACTCCTCACAGCCAAAAACCAGGTCATCCTCTACGGCCCGCCCGGCACCGGGAAGACCTACACGGCACAGAAGTACATCGCCGCCCGCCCCGGAGCGACCAGCGCCTTCGTCACCTTCCACCCCTCCTTCGCCTACGAGGACTTCATCGAGGGACTCAGGCCGCGGACCGACGCCGAAGGCCGGATCTGCTACGAGATCGAGGACGGGATCTTCAAGACGCTCTGCAGGGACGCCTTCAACGCCCTGATGGAGAGGGCAGGGATAGAGAGCCGGTGGGAGGAAGGAGAGGGCGTGCCCGCCCTCTCGCCCCGGGAGGAGGCAGAGGCCCTCGCCGTCCGCGACCGCGTCCCCGTCTTCCTGGTCGTCGACGAGATCAACCGCGGCGACATCCCCCGCATCTTCGGCGAACTGATCACCCTCCTGGAGAAGGACAAGAGGCTCTGCACCGGGAACGCCCTCGTCACCACCCTGCCGTACTCGAAGACCCACTTCGGCATCCCGCCGAACCTCTTCGTCATCGGGACGATGAACACCGCCGACCGCTCGATCGCCCTCCTCGACATCGCCCTCCGGCGGCGGTTCGGCTTCATCGAGGTGA encodes:
- a CDS encoding AAA family ATPase; this encodes MPDDLHTRLQPYITRFQKNFAEQEKNNSIRGKSGLEVRDYLKAKIQDCFSEEKIDHLTRDDFIDIYTHSPTLLRYASRGPDLHERVESLIDEIGSDAFRGKIKYLLYGNGNLAERYAEVINSTRSLNHEYTSEILSYYSPYEYACLNGTAERALTFLGLDTTTAPKIGEGRGEYYLQFTAIAKEILDEIRKDPDPVLHNADYPTLDSFLNQVGWINAWQVAPGEGGHFWVDDPVWKEKKIASIGYQEVVDRSGEKIVGLRDYQDILDEMKETHPDWSIKRVQTHARFVHNFINSVDYGDIICANKGKEKILAIGRVVSEAKVDPSLEYPIYRDVDWFYPDIDVAVPEKMKGKCGKTITQLKHGEVLPILRAAHTQDSPRDPGNHQYWSLLPSSRMQETYAPLKHWDEWQEKGIIGIPWEMLAEKYGDTLFEFSDPDVFREKFRKAVEGDPFEKPASAYMPYDFLFTMEEEDTVVIPRGRQAVIGQARIVSGPKIDLTLDFPVYREVTWEVFENEIPIPIELQSTIVGKRLKKITQEDYEALFHQDADIMEDPEFRKITRLLTAKNQVILYGPPGTGKTYTAQKYIAARPGATSAFVTFHPSFAYEDFIEGLRPRTDAEGRICYEIEDGIFKTLCRDAFNALMERAGIESRWEEGEGVPALSPREEAEALAVRDRVPVFLVVDEINRGDIPRIFGELITLLEKDKRLCTGNALVTTLPYSKTHFGIPPNLFVIGTMNTADRSIALLDIALRRRFGFIEVMPDYEVLEETLASGDPAVQEVFDLAAAALREVNARITEHYDRDHQIGHSYLMKLRGCTTRDEAVEALQTTWECEVLPLLQEYFYDSPQTFRECVGSDGVMPDDGEEFIRALSANLT